A stretch of the Desulfobaccales bacterium genome encodes the following:
- a CDS encoding SurA N-terminal domain-containing protein, whose amino-acid sequence MLQWLRKSSRSWFIYLAIGAIVVVFIFWGVGSYKSARSQEAAEVNGTIIPMTEFARHYNDLVKQYQERAAGELTPEMIKALRLKEMALSQLVEETLILQAAPRLGLGVTDTELRRQIQSYPYFQKDGKFDEERYNWLLTRSHLSPQAFEAGERQRLLLRKVIAEVTSLAKVSDAELKELFRITQEETDVNYLTISPDKYLAQQNPGDEAVDRYYKENEAEFRLPDRARVNYLIFQTKDFLKKVKLSPDDVQAFLKEHQDEYVRAKAIQAHQIVLTLPAQATDAQRRQVTQKAQNLGRQAQTGADFADLARANSQDAATKDKGGDLGVVKRGQNHPEWDKVAFALKPGGVGMAATPAGIYLIKVDEIKETEAVPEAAKQVEQRLKEEQAQQLAKDAAQQAQKELAQGSPATVAQKLGVTSRETPLFALQDAVPGLGVQPAFNQAALHLKPQEVSKVVELPDGFAVLKGVEYQAAHLPALAQIKDQVKAALKKNLARKKAEQEASRLLGELRGGKPLAQVAAAAGLTVQDSGFFTRLQGFHKQPEAEALTGAAFQLSQERPYPEKPLLWQDAYYLLAFKARREPDPQEFQKERDRMRTQFLNQKQQLLFASWLDGERRRAKIQVFVPE is encoded by the coding sequence ATGTTACAATGGCTGCGTAAATCTTCCCGTTCCTGGTTCATCTATTTGGCCATCGGGGCCATCGTGGTAGTCTTTATTTTCTGGGGCGTGGGCTCCTACAAATCGGCCCGCTCCCAGGAGGCGGCTGAAGTCAACGGCACTATTATCCCCATGACCGAGTTCGCGCGGCATTACAACGACCTGGTCAAGCAGTACCAGGAGCGGGCCGCGGGCGAACTGACGCCCGAAATGATCAAGGCCCTGCGGCTCAAGGAGATGGCCCTGAGCCAACTGGTGGAAGAGACCCTGATCCTCCAAGCGGCGCCGCGCCTGGGTCTTGGCGTGACCGACACCGAGCTGCGCCGCCAGATCCAGAGCTACCCCTATTTCCAAAAAGACGGCAAGTTCGACGAGGAGCGCTATAACTGGCTACTAACCCGGAGCCACCTAAGCCCCCAGGCTTTCGAGGCTGGGGAGCGCCAGCGCCTGCTCCTCCGCAAGGTCATCGCGGAAGTGACCTCTTTAGCCAAGGTCTCGGATGCGGAACTAAAGGAACTCTTCCGCATCACCCAAGAAGAGACGGACGTCAACTACCTGACGATCTCCCCGGATAAATACCTGGCCCAGCAAAATCCCGGCGACGAAGCCGTGGACCGCTATTATAAGGAGAATGAGGCGGAATTTCGTCTGCCGGACCGTGCCCGGGTTAACTACCTGATCTTCCAGACTAAGGATTTTCTTAAGAAGGTCAAGCTCAGCCCGGATGACGTGCAAGCTTTTCTCAAAGAGCACCAAGACGAATATGTCCGCGCCAAGGCGATTCAGGCGCACCAGATCGTGCTCACTTTGCCCGCCCAGGCCACGGACGCCCAGCGCCGGCAAGTGACGCAGAAGGCCCAGAACCTGGGGCGGCAGGCTCAGACGGGGGCGGATTTCGCCGACCTGGCCCGAGCAAACTCTCAGGACGCGGCCACCAAGGATAAGGGGGGAGACCTGGGCGTGGTCAAACGCGGCCAGAATCACCCGGAATGGGACAAGGTCGCGTTTGCCCTCAAACCGGGGGGCGTGGGTATGGCGGCCACCCCTGCGGGGATTTACCTGATCAAGGTGGACGAGATCAAGGAGACGGAGGCTGTGCCTGAGGCCGCCAAGCAGGTGGAGCAGCGGCTTAAAGAGGAACAGGCGCAACAATTGGCGAAGGACGCGGCCCAGCAGGCCCAGAAAGAGTTGGCCCAGGGTTCCCCGGCCACGGTGGCGCAGAAATTGGGCGTGACTTCCCGGGAGACCCCGCTGTTTGCCTTGCAAGATGCCGTCCCGGGACTGGGGGTGCAGCCTGCTTTCAACCAAGCCGCCCTTCACCTCAAACCCCAGGAAGTCAGCAAGGTGGTGGAGTTGCCGGACGGGTTCGCGGTCCTTAAAGGCGTGGAATATCAGGCGGCGCACCTGCCCGCCCTGGCCCAGATCAAGGACCAGGTGAAGGCCGCGTTGAAAAAAAACCTGGCCCGGAAAAAAGCCGAGCAGGAAGCCTCCCGGCTGTTGGGGGAACTCCGGGGCGGCAAGCCCCTGGCCCAGGTGGCGGCCGCGGCGGGGCTGACCGTTCAGGACAGCGGCTTTTTTACCCGGCTCCAGGGTTTCCACAAGCAGCCGGAGGCCGAGGCCCTCACCGGCGCCGCCTTCCAACTTTCCCAGGAACGCCCGTATCCCGAAAAACCCCTGCTATGGCAAGACGCCTATTACCTGCTGGCCTTCAAGGCCCGGCGGGAACCGGACCCCCAGGAATTTCAAAAGGAGCGGGACCGGATGCGTACCCAATTTCTTAACCAGAAGCAGCAGCTCCTCTTCGCCTCCTGGCTGGACGGGGAGCGCCGCCGGGCCAAGATCCAGGTGTTTGTGCCCGAATAA